In Desulfovibrio sp. 86, the following proteins share a genomic window:
- a CDS encoding tyrosine-type recombinase/integrase: MPTLRTDKGNRWMARVVLDGRQVACKMFPPGKKHGPEWRAAKEWEEEQRKLAEAGQLPVPVVEETPQTPTGCERLLAWGEAYLAHAHRTMGRTTWVEKKTHMQAFFAFCRENRIEHLEAITKPQVYVFLSLVQDERGAKTANKYRKNLLAAWNWGMECVEGFPQVVAPFKGIKPFKVEQKDRYVPSEEDVVKVLQQAQGQDLVLLLTLYFTGGRRGEIFRLSWERDVKLEDGKLRLSDNKAGSGQKRYRWLDMHPELVKALTWWREARPCKVDNVFMQTHCDGALGEPYRQRNTFMKRLCARAKVKPFGFHALRHKSAAITFVTSGLNAAQVLMGHYRATTTDRYVRSAGLYTDHSAIMAALGGSGIGQAVGSLLESKIPHEIATRREIVTSEFVTR; this comes from the coding sequence ATGCCGACTTTGAGAACGGACAAAGGCAATCGGTGGATGGCGCGGGTGGTTTTGGACGGCAGGCAGGTTGCCTGCAAGATGTTTCCGCCCGGCAAGAAGCACGGCCCGGAATGGCGGGCGGCAAAAGAATGGGAGGAGGAGCAACGCAAACTGGCCGAAGCGGGCCAACTCCCCGTTCCGGTGGTGGAGGAGACGCCCCAGACCCCTACGGGCTGCGAGAGGCTCTTGGCCTGGGGGGAGGCGTATCTGGCCCACGCGCACCGCACAATGGGGCGCACAACGTGGGTTGAGAAGAAGACGCACATGCAGGCCTTCTTCGCCTTCTGTCGGGAGAACCGCATTGAACACCTTGAGGCGATTACAAAGCCCCAGGTTTATGTGTTTCTCTCCCTGGTGCAGGATGAGCGGGGGGCCAAAACGGCCAACAAGTATCGCAAGAACCTGCTGGCTGCATGGAACTGGGGCATGGAGTGTGTGGAAGGCTTCCCGCAGGTGGTCGCCCCCTTCAAAGGTATCAAACCCTTCAAGGTAGAGCAGAAAGACCGCTATGTGCCTTCCGAAGAGGATGTGGTCAAGGTGCTGCAACAAGCGCAGGGGCAGGATTTGGTGTTGCTCCTTACCCTGTACTTCACCGGGGGCAGGCGAGGCGAAATTTTTCGTCTTTCCTGGGAACGGGATGTCAAGCTGGAAGACGGCAAGCTGCGCCTGAGCGACAACAAGGCAGGCAGCGGTCAAAAACGCTACCGTTGGCTGGATATGCACCCGGAGTTGGTGAAGGCCTTGACGTGGTGGCGCGAGGCGCGGCCTTGCAAGGTGGACAACGTGTTCATGCAGACGCATTGTGACGGCGCTCTGGGAGAGCCTTACCGGCAGCGGAACACGTTTATGAAGCGGCTGTGTGCGCGGGCAAAGGTGAAACCCTTCGGGTTTCACGCCCTGCGGCACAAAAGTGCGGCCATCACCTTCGTGACTTCCGGCCTGAACGCGGCCCAGGTGCTCATGGGGCACTACAGGGCGACGACCACAGATCGGTATGTGCGCAGCGCGGGATTGTACACGGATCATTCCGCCATCATGGCGGCACTTGGCGGCAGCGGCATCGGGCAGGCAGTGGGTAGCCTGCTGGAAAGTAAAATTCCCCACGAGATTGCGACTCGCAGGGAAATTGTAACCTCGGAGTTTGTAACCCGGTAA
- a CDS encoding AAA family ATPase, producing the protein MLKTLDITNFTCFPKAKLEFSPGLNVIVGENGTGKSHLLKLGYAVLRSLRNMQKAPAKEAYGRDLANHLVALFKPDSLGRLASRVQGRSRCEVSAKIHGTADLLFNFSTQSSDLVNIDNIDFKEALKAKSLFIPPKEVLSVYPGFALALENKEFAFDETYLDICKNLNGVPLKGKRLTDIATHLNPLEEIMGGDMRLENNSFYFHSSKGKGIFEAHLMAEGSRKLGMLAYLLKTGELTNSSSLFWDEPEANLNPKLLVALADILVRLSSIMQITIATHSLFLVRELEILHENKQLKNSKYFGLHFNEDGNGVSVTQGGSSNHIGDIVALDEEIAQSSRYLNMGD; encoded by the coding sequence ATGCTGAAAACACTGGATATTACAAACTTTACCTGCTTCCCCAAAGCAAAGCTGGAGTTTTCTCCCGGCCTCAATGTCATTGTGGGGGAGAACGGTACGGGAAAAAGCCATTTGCTCAAATTGGGGTATGCTGTATTGCGTTCTCTCAGAAATATGCAAAAGGCACCAGCCAAAGAAGCTTATGGGCGTGACCTTGCAAACCACCTTGTTGCACTGTTCAAGCCAGATTCTCTCGGACGTTTGGCTTCACGTGTACAAGGGCGCAGCAGATGTGAAGTCTCTGCTAAAATTCATGGCACAGCAGACCTTTTATTTAATTTTTCGACACAGAGTTCTGACCTTGTAAATATCGACAATATTGATTTCAAGGAAGCATTAAAGGCAAAATCTCTATTTATTCCGCCCAAGGAAGTTTTATCAGTATACCCCGGCTTTGCGCTTGCTTTGGAAAACAAGGAGTTCGCTTTTGATGAAACGTACCTTGACATATGTAAAAACCTGAATGGTGTGCCCTTAAAAGGGAAACGCCTTACAGACATCGCGACACATCTTAACCCGCTTGAAGAAATTATGGGTGGCGATATGCGCCTTGAGAATAATTCATTCTATTTTCACTCTTCAAAAGGCAAGGGCATTTTTGAAGCGCACTTGATGGCAGAGGGCAGCAGGAAGCTTGGAATGTTGGCTTATCTTCTGAAGACAGGTGAGCTGACAAACAGTTCTTCTCTCTTTTGGGATGAGCCAGAAGCAAATCTTAATCCAAAGCTTCTTGTAGCCCTTGCTGATATCTTGGTAAGACTTTCCTCTATCATGCAAATTACTATTGCTACTCACAGCCTGTTTCTTGTCCGTGAACTGGAAATATTACATGAAAATAAGCAGCTCAAAAATTCAAAATATTTTGGTTTGCACTTTAATGAAGATGGAAACGGCGTCAGTGTGACGCAAGGCGGTTCTTCCAATCATATTGGGGATATTGTTGCGCTTGATGAGGAAATAGCCCAATCTTCACGCTATCTTAATATGGGAGACTGA
- a CDS encoding UvrD-helicase domain-containing protein, giving the protein MPQTPTSQQQAVICQTDGPHLVIAGPGSGKTKKARKEG; this is encoded by the coding sequence ATGCCCCAAACACCAACCTCGCAGCAACAGGCGGTGATCTGTCAGACAGATGGGCCGCACCTTGTCATTGCGGGGCCGGGTTCGGGCAAGACGAAAAAAGCCAGAAAAGAGGGGTAG
- a CDS encoding LuxR C-terminal-related transcriptional regulator → MLNVHSNVALMRVLSAQELPASSTVKLTPRGAEIFALILEDVSNTEIATRLGISYSTVRRHREKMLLCNACGTMKELIAKHYGKFNEIMES, encoded by the coding sequence ATGTTGAACGTGCATAGCAATGTCGCGCTGATGCGGGTTCTCAGTGCGCAGGAGTTGCCGGCAAGCTCAACCGTCAAGCTCACGCCGCGTGGCGCTGAAATCTTTGCGCTCATTCTTGAAGATGTCAGTAACACTGAGATAGCAACGCGATTGGGCATCAGCTACAGCACAGTACGTCGCCACCGCGAAAAAATGCTTCTGTGTAATGCCTGTGGAACCATGAAAGAGTTAATTGCCAAGCATTATGGCAAGTTCAATGAAATAATGGAGAGTTAG
- a CDS encoding DUF4145 domain-containing protein, whose amino-acid sequence MQNTPKMTRKEHCNKCSCVTNHYVESSFRQTHYHPECDELYTDEVCYIVSCCGCKTTSFVCISTWSEEPSEPQHEIYPPRTLRKEPGWTSRLGSAHKKLLREVYIALGNDCLSLAAMGIRSIVDAYITEKVGDCGTFTKGMDALLANGHITQKMKEILEIVVDCGNAAIHRQFNPEPEAITLLLDTVELLLHQDIIGPKVNAIKAEIPPRPAKKKKA is encoded by the coding sequence ATGCAAAACACTCCAAAAATGACAAGAAAAGAGCATTGCAATAAATGTTCTTGTGTTACGAACCATTATGTTGAAAGTAGCTTTCGACAAACTCACTATCACCCAGAATGCGATGAATTATATACAGATGAAGTCTGTTATATAGTAAGTTGCTGTGGGTGCAAGACAACATCTTTTGTTTGTATCTCTACTTGGTCTGAAGAACCAAGCGAGCCACAGCACGAAATATACCCACCGCGCACCCTAAGAAAAGAACCCGGATGGACATCACGTTTAGGCAGTGCCCATAAAAAATTATTAAGGGAAGTCTATATTGCGCTTGGAAATGATTGTCTTTCTTTGGCTGCAATGGGAATCAGAAGCATTGTAGATGCCTATATCACTGAAAAAGTTGGCGATTGCGGAACATTCACGAAGGGTATGGATGCTCTCCTCGCAAATGGGCACATCACGCAGAAAATGAAAGAAATTTTGGAAATTGTCGTGGATTGCGGCAATGCAGCAATACACAGGCAATTTAACCCTGAGCCAGAAGCAATAACGTTGCTGCTTGATACAGTTGAGCTTTTATTACATCAAGACATAATTGGACCCAAAGTGAACGCCATTAAAGCCGAAATACCTCCGCGCCCTGCAAAAAAGAAAAAGGCCTAA
- a CDS encoding helicase-related protein: MLRIEELKPNLTVIGIIPHAVVRILAVEPMGQSCSVVYRTPDGQLGDRMVFRTDEASLSLAEAERPWAFTASGDDFKLGLEAYRISLAHLFDPMMAVHASDVEPLPHQLTAVYESMLPMQPLRFVLADDPGAGKTVMAGLLIRELNMRADAQRVLIVAPGSLVEQWHDELFEKFGMSFTIFSREHIELAHSANPFDEHDFLIARLDQLSRSEDLLEKLKASHWDLIVVDEAHKLSASFSGNDIKRTKRFLLGEQLRAITRHFLLMTATPHNGKEEDFRLFMSLLDPDRFGGKLKGDDKSSVDVSDLMRRMIKEDLRRFDGSHLFPERWAYTVPYPLSEKEQELYDAVTDYVRNEMNKAERMVDGARRGSIGFALTSLQRRLASSPEAIYQSLTRRHKKLQDKLEKLDNPTLSDPAGARSFALPASLLQALPENIWEADESLNSEDFENMEEKLADEASTAETRQELQAEITLLLGLKEQAYAIVASEQDKKWDQLSELLQNTPEMRDPNGRLRKLIIFTEYRDTLNYLQTRIQGLLGNPDAVVSIHGNVKRLDRRDIQERFRTDAEVQVLVATDAAGEGVNLQNANLMINYDLPWNPNRLEQRFGRIHRIGQIEVCHLWNLIAAGTREGEVFTRLLEKLDTERKALDGRVFDILGEVFEGQSLKDLLIEAIRYGDDPARKEKLFAKVDGVMDSAHIRSILDRNALCEESMTEERIFAVKEEMEKAEARKLQPYFIRSFFAKAFEQVGGSMAPREKGRYEIKHVPAIIRERDRSLMGKGRRCMTPVQAKYERICFEKDYVRLKDRAGAPLAGLIHPGHPLMQAVVDMTLESSLGKLKQGAVLVDPNDTGTVPRIMFVLDHTIRDSTGGDRPISRRMQFVTIDETGAVHNGGWAPHLDFEAFTPENEAENSLLHKLLNTAWISRDLEQKALSFASQHLVPEHLDEVKYRREQHVEKTLTAVHERLSKEIQQADNQYQLWQSKLDTHKEARPNMENARRVVETLSARLTLRRQELGAMRAIVSLTPVVTGGALIIPAGLLAREAQNEAAQFCPDAQARSRVEQLAMQVVMNAERALGNTVKDVSADKCGWDITSTPPLHEGKIPDARHIEVKGRVRGSATVTVTRNEVCYGLNQKDKFILALVFVDGESVDGPHYVRNPFEVEPDWHVTSVNLDVAKLMSRAEKPA, translated from the coding sequence ATGCTTCGGATTGAAGAACTCAAGCCCAATCTCACCGTTATCGGCATAATTCCTCATGCGGTAGTCCGTATTCTGGCTGTCGAGCCGATGGGCCAAAGCTGTTCTGTTGTGTACCGCACTCCAGACGGCCAGCTTGGCGACCGAATGGTTTTTCGCACAGACGAAGCCAGTCTTTCGCTTGCCGAAGCCGAACGCCCCTGGGCTTTCACCGCCTCTGGTGATGATTTCAAACTGGGGTTGGAAGCTTATCGCATAAGCCTTGCCCACCTTTTTGACCCTATGATGGCGGTTCACGCTTCTGACGTGGAGCCTTTGCCCCATCAGCTCACGGCAGTATATGAGTCCATGCTGCCCATGCAGCCCCTGCGCTTTGTGCTGGCTGACGACCCTGGCGCGGGAAAAACTGTGATGGCCGGGCTTTTAATACGTGAACTGAACATGCGGGCCGATGCCCAGCGCGTGCTCATAGTCGCCCCTGGCAGCCTGGTGGAACAATGGCACGATGAACTTTTTGAAAAATTCGGCATGAGCTTCACAATTTTTTCGCGTGAGCACATAGAGCTGGCGCACAGCGCTAACCCTTTTGACGAGCATGACTTCCTCATAGCCAGACTGGATCAGCTTTCACGCAGCGAAGATTTGCTGGAAAAGCTCAAGGCATCACACTGGGATCTGATTGTCGTGGATGAAGCCCACAAGCTTTCTGCCAGTTTTTCCGGTAACGACATCAAGCGCACCAAGCGCTTTCTGCTTGGTGAGCAGTTGCGCGCCATCACACGCCATTTTCTTCTCATGACGGCAACCCCGCACAATGGCAAAGAAGAAGATTTCCGGCTTTTTATGTCGCTTCTTGACCCGGATCGCTTTGGTGGAAAACTGAAGGGCGATGACAAAAGCAGTGTGGATGTCAGCGACCTTATGCGCCGCATGATAAAAGAAGACTTGCGCCGTTTTGACGGTTCCCACCTGTTTCCAGAGCGCTGGGCCTATACCGTGCCTTACCCTCTTTCAGAAAAGGAGCAGGAGCTTTACGACGCTGTTACCGACTATGTACGCAATGAAATGAACAAAGCCGAGCGCATGGTTGATGGCGCACGCCGTGGCTCCATTGGTTTTGCGCTCACCTCATTGCAGCGTCGCTTGGCCTCCAGCCCCGAAGCAATTTATCAGTCACTCACCCGCAGACACAAAAAATTGCAGGATAAACTCGAAAAGCTAGACAATCCCACCCTGTCAGACCCCGCAGGAGCGCGTTCCTTTGCCCTGCCTGCCTCACTTCTTCAGGCTTTGCCGGAAAACATATGGGAAGCCGATGAATCCCTGAACTCTGAAGACTTTGAAAATATGGAAGAAAAGCTTGCCGACGAAGCAAGCACTGCGGAAACAAGGCAGGAATTGCAGGCGGAAATAACCTTGCTGCTGGGCCTGAAAGAGCAGGCCTATGCCATCGTTGCATCTGAGCAGGATAAAAAGTGGGATCAGCTTTCTGAACTTTTGCAAAACACACCGGAAATGCGCGACCCCAACGGGCGGCTACGCAAGCTGATTATCTTTACCGAATACCGCGACACCCTCAATTACCTGCAAACTCGTATTCAGGGCCTTTTGGGAAATCCGGACGCTGTGGTGTCCATTCACGGTAACGTCAAACGTCTTGACCGTCGTGACATTCAGGAGCGCTTCCGTACCGATGCCGAAGTGCAAGTGCTGGTAGCAACCGATGCTGCCGGTGAAGGCGTAAACCTGCAAAATGCCAACCTCATGATCAATTATGATCTGCCGTGGAACCCCAACAGGCTGGAGCAGCGTTTTGGGCGCATTCACCGCATCGGGCAGATTGAGGTTTGCCATTTGTGGAACCTTATTGCCGCTGGCACCAGAGAGGGCGAAGTCTTTACCCGTCTGCTGGAAAAGCTGGATACAGAACGTAAAGCTTTGGACGGCAGAGTGTTTGATATTCTGGGCGAAGTGTTCGAGGGGCAAAGTCTGAAAGACTTGCTCATTGAAGCCATCCGCTATGGTGATGACCCGGCCCGCAAAGAAAAGTTGTTCGCCAAGGTTGATGGAGTCATGGATTCTGCGCACATTCGCAGCATCCTTGATCGTAATGCCTTGTGCGAAGAAAGCATGACTGAAGAGCGCATTTTTGCCGTTAAGGAAGAGATGGAAAAGGCTGAAGCCCGCAAACTTCAACCCTATTTTATCCGCAGTTTTTTTGCCAAGGCTTTTGAGCAGGTGGGCGGCAGTATGGCCCCGCGTGAAAAGGGCCGCTATGAAATCAAGCACGTTCCTGCCATCATCAGAGAGCGCGATCGCAGCCTTATGGGCAAAGGCCGCCGCTGCATGACGCCGGTGCAGGCAAAATACGAACGCATTTGTTTTGAAAAAGACTATGTGCGCCTGAAAGACCGTGCTGGTGCGCCCTTGGCAGGGCTTATTCATCCTGGGCATCCGCTCATGCAGGCCGTAGTTGATATGACCCTTGAGAGCTCACTGGGCAAGCTCAAGCAGGGGGCTGTACTCGTTGACCCCAATGATACGGGCACCGTCCCCAGAATCATGTTTGTGCTGGATCACACCATCCGCGATAGCACTGGCGGTGACCGCCCCATTTCCCGCCGCATGCAGTTTGTGACCATTGATGAAACAGGGGCTGTTCACAACGGAGGTTGGGCACCGCACCTTGATTTTGAGGCGTTTACTCCAGAAAATGAGGCTGAAAATTCACTCCTGCACAAGCTTCTGAATACAGCCTGGATATCTCGCGATCTGGAGCAGAAGGCACTGAGCTTTGCCTCGCAGCATCTGGTGCCGGAACATTTGGACGAAGTCAAATATCGCCGCGAACAGCATGTGGAAAAAACCCTGACTGCCGTGCATGAGCGATTGAGCAAAGAAATCCAGCAGGCAGACAATCAATACCAACTTTGGCAAAGCAAGCTGGACACGCACAAAGAAGCCCGCCCTAATATGGAAAATGCCCGCAGAGTGGTGGAAACCTTAAGCGCCAGGCTAACCCTCCGCCGTCAGGAGCTGGGAGCCATGCGGGCCATAGTATCGCTTACCCCGGTGGTCACGGGCGGAGCCTTGATTATTCCGGCAGGATTGTTGGCGCGGGAGGCGCAGAATGAGGCCGCCCAATTTTGTCCAGACGCGCAGGCCAGAAGCCGGGTAGAACAGCTTGCCATGCAGGTCGTCATGAATGCAGAAAGGGCGCTAGGCAATACAGTGAAGGATGTTTCTGCCGACAAATGTGGCTGGGACATCACCAGCACTCCGCCCCTGCATGAGGGCAAAATACCCGATGCCCGGCATATCGAGGTCAAGGGCCGTGTGCGCGGCAGCGCCACCGTCACCGTTACCCGTAACGAAGTGTGCTATGGCCTCAACCAGAAAGACAAATTCATTCTGGCGCTGGTCTTTGTGGATGGTGAGAGCGTGGACGGGCCGCATTATGTGCGTAACCCCTTTGAGGTGGAACCCGACTGGCATGTGACCAGTGTGAATCTGGATGTTGCCAAACTCATGAGCCGTGCGGAAAAGCCCGCGTAG
- a CDS encoding DUF1156 domain-containing protein, producing MPADIKSPRKLIETALPLDAINAACAYEKLPGIGPHPRGLHQWWARRPLAAARAVLFAQLVNDPGYERNLGRGLNKEKAAIERERLFRIIEDLVKWENTNNSEVLDAAKAEIWKSWRETCALNKNHPQAAELFNPDKLPAFHDPFAGGGSIPLEAQRLGLEAWASDLNPVAVTINKAMIEIPPKFAGRAPIGPPTQGGSGERLQGQWTGASGLAEDVRRYGAWMRAEAQKRIGHLYPQVEITPEMVTERPDLEQYKGQKLTVIAWLWARTVKSPNPAFNHVDVPLAASFVLSSKTGKEAYVQPVVEGDSYRFTVKVGTPPEGAKAGTKLTRGANFQCLLSTSPLTPDYIKNEGMAGRMGAKLMAIVAEGDRGRVYLTPTEEHEKVAGQAQPTWKPETSLPDDPRNFWTVSYGLATYGDLFTPRQLVALTTFSDLVGEAIAKCRADAIKAGLPDDDKGLDAGGLGAQAYAEAVGVYLAFAVDRCSDFSNTCTRWVAGNQKVMNLFAKQSIAMTWDFPETAILYDTVGGFYPAAEFISQCILKLAGNSLPGIATQSDAKNNKISNRKVISTDPPYYDNIGYADLSDFFYLWIKRSLSSIYKAIYFTLVVPKEDELVATPYRHGSKERAELFFLNGMGLAIKKMAECAHAAFPVSIYYAFKQSETAANDSTNSTGWEAFLAAALDSGFAITGTWPMRSEQSSRMIGIGTNALASSIVLVCRKRDPSAPTISRREFTRELNALLPEALLDMTRGGVNSPVAPVDLSQAIIGPGMAVFSKYSAVLEADGTPMSVRTALTLINRFLAEDDFDADTQFCLAWFDQVGWDVGKYGEADVLARAKGTSVGGLVEAGVVESGGGNVRLLRWAQMPADWNPAKDNRLPVWEGLHQLIRALNQQGEAEAGKLLAHMLNKTEAIRSLAYRLYTLCERKGWAEDARAYNELITSWPSIEQTMSTHAVTTGPEQIRFDI from the coding sequence ATGCCCGCAGATATAAAATCGCCGCGCAAGCTCATAGAAACAGCCCTGCCGCTGGATGCCATCAACGCTGCATGCGCCTATGAAAAGTTACCCGGCATTGGGCCGCATCCTCGCGGGCTCCACCAATGGTGGGCGCGGCGGCCTTTGGCGGCGGCGCGCGCCGTGCTTTTTGCCCAGCTTGTCAATGATCCCGGTTACGAACGCAACCTTGGGCGCGGCCTGAACAAAGAAAAAGCTGCCATCGAGCGCGAGCGGCTTTTCAGAATCATAGAAGACTTGGTTAAGTGGGAAAACACCAACAACTCTGAAGTGCTGGACGCTGCCAAGGCGGAAATATGGAAGTCATGGCGCGAAACCTGCGCCCTCAATAAAAACCATCCGCAAGCGGCAGAACTGTTCAACCCTGACAAACTCCCCGCCTTTCACGACCCCTTTGCCGGGGGCGGCAGCATTCCTTTGGAGGCGCAACGGCTGGGGCTGGAGGCCTGGGCCTCGGACTTGAACCCCGTGGCTGTGACCATCAACAAGGCTATGATTGAAATCCCGCCCAAGTTCGCGGGCCGCGCCCCCATTGGCCCGCCCACACAGGGGGGCAGTGGTGAACGCTTGCAGGGGCAATGGACAGGGGCTTCGGGTCTGGCCGAAGACGTGCGCCGCTATGGCGCGTGGATGCGGGCCGAAGCGCAAAAGCGCATCGGGCATCTGTACCCGCAGGTAGAAATTACGCCAGAAATGGTGACAGAACGGCCTGATTTGGAACAGTACAAGGGTCAAAAGCTCACCGTCATAGCCTGGCTCTGGGCGCGCACCGTCAAAAGCCCTAACCCGGCCTTTAATCATGTGGATGTGCCGCTGGCCGCCTCCTTTGTGCTGTCCAGCAAAACAGGTAAGGAAGCCTATGTGCAGCCTGTGGTGGAAGGCGACAGCTACCGCTTCACCGTGAAGGTGGGTACACCGCCGGAAGGGGCGAAGGCTGGGACCAAGCTCACTCGTGGGGCTAACTTTCAGTGCCTGCTTTCTACTTCGCCTCTTACGCCTGACTATATCAAGAACGAGGGCATGGCCGGGCGCATGGGCGCAAAGCTCATGGCCATTGTGGCAGAAGGCGATAGAGGCAGAGTGTACCTGACGCCGACGGAGGAGCACGAGAAAGTCGCTGGTCAGGCTCAACCCACATGGAAGCCTGAGACTTCACTTCCTGATGACCCGCGTAACTTTTGGACAGTCAGCTATGGCCTCGCAACCTACGGCGACCTCTTCACCCCGCGCCAGCTTGTGGCTCTGACCACCTTTTCTGATCTGGTGGGTGAGGCCATAGCCAAATGCCGAGCCGATGCCATAAAGGCAGGCTTGCCGGACGACGACAAGGGGCTGGACGCTGGCGGCCTTGGCGCACAGGCCTATGCTGAGGCTGTGGGGGTGTATTTGGCATTTGCAGTGGATAGGTGCTCTGACTTTTCTAATACCTGTACACGATGGGTGGCAGGCAACCAAAAAGTCATGAATCTTTTCGCAAAGCAATCTATCGCTATGACTTGGGATTTTCCAGAAACAGCTATTTTATATGATACCGTTGGAGGGTTTTACCCCGCAGCTGAATTTATTTCTCAATGTATTTTAAAGCTTGCAGGCAATAGCTTGCCAGGAATAGCAACTCAAAGCGATGCAAAGAATAATAAAATAAGCAATAGAAAAGTTATATCTACTGATCCACCATATTATGATAACATAGGATACGCCGACTTATCAGATTTTTTTTATTTATGGATAAAAAGAAGCTTATCTTCTATTTACAAAGCAATATATTTTACACTTGTTGTTCCTAAGGAGGATGAATTAGTTGCAACTCCTTATCGTCACGGATCTAAAGAAAGAGCTGAACTATTTTTCCTCAATGGCATGGGATTAGCTATCAAGAAAATGGCAGAATGTGCTCATGCTGCATTTCCTGTGAGCATTTATTACGCCTTTAAACAATCTGAAACAGCTGCTAATGACAGCACCAATAGTACAGGCTGGGAAGCATTTTTAGCAGCAGCTCTGGATTCCGGATTTGCCATTACTGGCACATGGCCGATGCGAAGTGAACAATCGAGCAGAATGATAGGAATAGGTACCAACGCCCTTGCCTCCTCCATAGTCCTTGTGTGCCGCAAGCGTGACCCCAGCGCTCCCACCATTTCACGGCGCGAATTTACCCGCGAACTCAACGCCTTGTTGCCCGAAGCCCTGCTGGATATGACGCGCGGCGGTGTCAATTCGCCTGTGGCCCCCGTGGATTTGTCGCAGGCCATCATAGGGCCGGGCATGGCGGTGTTTTCCAAATACAGCGCTGTGCTTGAGGCAGACGGCACGCCCATGAGCGTGCGCACCGCCCTTACCCTTATCAATCGCTTTCTGGCGGAAGACGACTTTGACGCCGACACGCAATTCTGCCTGGCCTGGTTCGATCAGGTGGGCTGGGATGTGGGCAAATACGGCGAGGCCGACGTGCTGGCCCGCGCCAAAGGCACCAGCGTGGGCGGCCTTGTGGAGGCTGGCGTGGTGGAAAGCGGCGGTGGCAACGTGCGCTTGCTGCGCTGGGCACAGATGCCTGCCGACTGGAACCCGGCCAAGGATAACCGCCTGCCGGTGTGGGAAGGGCTGCACCAGCTTATCCGCGCCCTCAACCAGCAGGGCGAAGCGGAAGCAGGCAAATTGCTGGCCCATATGCTGAACAAAACTGAAGCCATACGCAGCTTGGCCTATCGCCTGTACACCCTGTGCGAACGCAAAGGCTGGGCCGAAGACGCCCGCGCCTACAACGAGCTTATCACCTCGTGGCCGTCCATTGAACAAACTATGAGTACGCATGCCGTGACCACTGGGCCGGAACAAATACGCTTTGATATTTGA